Below is a genomic region from Flammeovirgaceae bacterium SG7u.111.
CCAAAAAATTCTCCTCCCTAACCCTTGTCATGCCGTACTTGATACGGCACCTCCCACCTACCTTAGATTTGTGCAGTTGTATTATTCGAAGGATTGTATTTACTTGGGAAAGCAACTAATCATTCTTTTGGCCAAGAAGGGAACAAGCGACTTAATCCCTCCTATGAACAAGATTCATGTGTGTACCAAATGCTTGTCTCCCTCCTGGGCATAGGCCTATATAAGAGTTTGCCACCGTTAAGGTAGTTAGGCTGTGCACCGGGACCTTGGCCTCCAGATTTTGTCCAACATAAAAATACGGATAACCATGGAATTTAAAAACTTTATCGGCATCGACATCAGCAAAGGCACCATCGACCTTGCCCTCTTGACCGGGCACGGCGAGCTGGCCAGCCTCAAATGGGACAACGACGGGAAGGTGCTGTCCAAGGGGCTACGGCTTCTTTTCAAGGAGCATGGGCTCGACAAAGAGACGGCCCTGCTATGTGCGGAGCACACGGGACAGTTCGGCAACAAGCTTGTAGAGACATGCCTTTGCCTGGGGCTCAACCTCTGGATGGAATCGCCCTATGCCATCTCCCGCTCGCAAGGGCTCACAAGGGGAAAGACGACAAGGTGGATGCGGCCAGGATAGCATACTATGCCAAACGGTTTTCTGACAAGGCAAAACCGGTACGACCTACATCAAAGGCTATCAGCAAGTTAAAGCTGCTATGCGCCGAGCGGGACCTTGCCGTCAGGGACCTGTCCAAGTACAAGGGGCAGCTAAAACAAGAAGAGGGGTTCCTCGACAAAGGGTACTTTGTGGGGAAGACAAAAAGGGTAAAAAAGATCATGTCCGCCTACGAGAAAACGATCAAAGAGATCGAGGGGGAGATAGACGTGCTCATAGAAAACGACCCCGACATCAAGGACAACTTTGACAATATCGTCTCCATCGAGGGGGTGGGCAGGCAGACCGCTATCGCAACGATCGTCGCCACGGAGAATTTCCAGAAGTTCGACGACCCCAGAAAGTTCGCCTGCCATATAGGCTGCGCCCCGTTCAGATACCAATCCGGCACGAGCGTCAACTCAAGGAACAAGGTCTCGCACAGGGCAAACAAGAAGCTCAAAAAAATCTTCCACCTGGCCGCTCTCTCCACGCTCAGGACCAACGGGCAATTGAGAGAATATTTTGACCGGAAGCTCGCCGAGGGAAAGCACAAGATGTCCATCATCAACGCGATCCGTTCAAAGCTCGTCCACCGAATCTTTGCCATCGTCAAACAAAACAGGAAATATGAAAAAATTTATACCCATACACTTGTTTAAACCATAAGAGTACTATTCTGCAATACCCCGCTGATATTCAAAAAGGATAAGTTCGGTAAAGTTTGTTAGTGCGCAATGAGGAGATACCCCACCCCACAAAAAAAGCCCCACTTACGCAGGGCTATTATAACATACAGACATAAAAACAAAGCAACTACTTCGCAGGGACAGCAGGCATTTTAGCCGCTAGTTTCTTCCAACTTTTGATCAGCCTGTTTGCCTTCTTATACCAAGCCTCCAGTTCTTGGAAACTATCCTCAAACTCATCGTGGTCTTCGCTTCTTAGGCTTTCCGCAGAAGATTGGAACTTCTTTAACTCTACCATATCGCTGTAAAGCTTCAAGCCCATTTCTATGTACTCTTTGCTTATCTTCATCTTTACAAAGGCATCCAAAATAGCTTTGTTCTTAAGGATAGTAGAATAAAAGCGATGCACTTGGTATTTCATCTCCCCGTACCCTCGCTCCCTGTCCCCTTTCAGGTCTAACAAGTTATATACTTCCACATCCTCCTCAAACATGTTCCTTGCCAAGTTCACTATATCAATGTAATGATCCCACAGCGTATCCACTGCTACCTCTACAGCAGTTGTGGCACTTTTTCTTCTGCCTGTGGCCGTATCGTGCAATTGGCGTTTCTCCACTATCTGGTCGTACTGCTTTAGGCGTTCCTCTAGCTCCTTGTTAGGAAAACCAGCCGCCGTAGCCGCTTCCAGCTCTTTCGGGTCCGACAAGGTGCCATCTATAAACTTCCACACCTCTTCTAGTTTGTTTGTAATGGAATTCTTTCCCATAGCTTGTTTAGTTTTAAAGTTGAATAAAATATGTTTCGCTATACTAATGCCCAACAGCCCACCATATGAAGTATAAAAAGCCACATGTACACTTTTATGAAAAGATAGACAACGAAAAACAAGAGCAGCCAATAGCTTACTGGACAAGCACTTACACAAATACAAAGAAAAAACAACCTTCACTTCCAAATAAGTAAATTCTATGTTAGAATAATACAAGTGCTTTATAATCAAGGATTAAAGAAAATGCGCCTACACAAGAAGTAAGGTTTGTTAGGGAAAGGAAGGAAACGCAGCACTTAAAGCCCTACACCCAATACCAAAGCACTTATCATTCTGCACAATTGTAATGAAGATGTGGAATCTTTTCCTCAGTAAAAACAGTAGAAATACTTCTACAGACTAGATAGAAACTCTGATACGAAAACATAAAGAGGTAAGTCCATACATTTTTTTTGACAATGATCCTTTTTCTGCTTAAACTTGTTTTATTTCATATAAAATATCCTTTAAAATTTGTCACTAGCCAACTTAGGCAAAATTAAATGATGAAAAAAGCAGAATCTTTAGAAGATATATATAGGTGTTTCAAATCAGAACCACTTCAAATGAACGAACTTGATGGTTTTTATTTGGATGTAAAAGCAGGAAGGGGTGGCCCAGACCCTCGAAAGAGGATTGAGCGTGCATTAAGAGATAATTTCGATATCGATAAGCATATTCTTTTTGTTGGCTACAAAGGATGTGGCAAAAGCACTGAGCTTAATCATTTACAGAAAGATATCCAAGACGAATTTTTGGTACTCAATTACTCGGTAATGAAAGAGCTTGACCCTGTTCATTTGAACTATATTGAGCTATTCATCGTGACAATGGAGCAATTATTTTCATTTGCCGATTCTGAAGACAAAATACATATAAGCCCAGAATATTTGAAAAACATCACACATTGGCTGGGCACAAAAGAGATTAAAGAAATTAATGATAAGTTTATAGGCTTAGATACCGAAGCAGGGGCAAAAGGAACTATTGGCGTCCCCTACCTCAAAGAGTTTTTCTACAAGTTTAAGTTTTCTGCCAAAAGCAGCAAGTCACTTAAAGAAACAATTAAACGAAACGTAGAACCAAAACTCTCCGACTTGATAGAACATTGCAATAATTTGATAAGGGAGATAAAATTGCAACTTAACAACATTGGAAAAAATGACTTGGTCATCATCATAGAAGACTTGGATAAAATCCCTATTGATAGGGCACAAGAGCTATTCTTCAATTATACCAACCAGCTTGTATCATTACAGACTAATGTAGTTTTCACCTTCCCTATCTCCATTTACAACAGCATAAAGTATAATAACATACGAGAATACTTTAGCATGGTAAGAGAGCTACCTATGATCAAAATTGCTGAGAAAGATGGTTCAGATAATGAACAAGGAATGGACGTAATGCGAAAGATGGTAGAAAAAAGAATGGATACATCAACCCTCATTGAATCCTCAGAAATACTAAACCAAATGATACGGGATAGCGGAGGGTGTATCCGTGACTTATTTAGGATGATTCATGAAGCTGGGGAAATTGCCCTTGACTACGACGAGGAAAAAATCACTGAAAAGCACCGACACCAATCCTACTTAGCACTAAAAAAAGAATACGAAAACACTATAGCAGACAACACAGTAGACGGCAAAAAATATCCAGTAGAAGGATATTACGAAGTGCTAGTAAACTTGGCAAAAAACACTACAAAAAAAGTAGATAACACAGAAGAGCTTTTACACTTGAGAGATAATCTTTGTGTATTGGGCTATAATGGAGAGGGATGGTGCGATGTACACCCAATTGTAAAAAGTATTTTAAAGGAAAGAGGAAAATGGGATGGAAATCAAGAAGCTTAACCCTCAAAGTAACTATTATACACTCGTAAATAAATTAGGAAGGTTCATTACAAGAGAAGATGAACGTGGGTATTGCTTTGTGACAACTTCTGACCAACGAGTGACCCCTGGAGTTAATCAACTACTTTTAGAGAGATCAAAAAGTAAAGGGAAAAATACCAAAGTAGTCCATATTGATAAAAAAAGTGACATAGAGGTTGTACAACAAATGAGGAATGCGCGTGATGAACAACCAAAAGCTACCGCACTCATTGTCCAAAACATTAATGACTTCATTTTAAAAGATAAAGAAGCATTAACCCAAAAAGGGTCTGACTTTTTATTAACATTAAATTTTTCTAGGGAGGCTATTAATCAGTTAAATATCCCTATAATTTTTTGGACAACAGAAGACACTTTACGTATTATCTCCAATAGGGCAAATGACTTATTCTCCCAAAGAAGAATGCTCACTGTTCATTTTGAAAGCCATCCAGATGACTTTTTGCCAGATGAAACATTAGAAAACAGGTTTCAAGAAAGCTATAAGAGTAGAGAAGAGTATACGCACTTGGAAACAAAAGTAAAATTGCTAAAAAAACAGTTACACCAAGCTGAAAAAGACAACTACCCTCCCCAAAAACTATTTACCGAACTTGCTCTTCCTCTTGCACAAATATATTCTGAAATTGACCTCCATCAAGATGCTATTCTGACCATTGAAAAATACAAAGTTGAAGTAGATAAAAACAAAGATGCATATTTGATCTATCAAATTGGGAAAATATATGGAGAGGCTAAGAAATATGAAAAAGCAATTAAGCTACTAGAGGATGCGACTAATACAACTATCCACGATCCTTTCTTAGCTTCCTATATATTTTTTGAACTCGGAAAACTGTACCAAGAACTTGGCAAGTTCGACAAGGCATTGGATTTCTTTGAAAAAGACCTTCAATTGACAGAGGAGCTGTTCAAGGACAACCCGCACAGCGAGAGCCTAAAGAACGGGCTGGCGAACTCCTTCGGAATGACAGGTGATCTCTTGCTACAAATGGGCAAGGTTCAGGAAGGACTTGAACAAATTCAAAAAGCTACTTCTCTTTTCGAGGAGCTGTTCAAGGACAACCCACACAGCGAGAGCCTAAAGGACGGGCTGGCCATTTCGTATGAAAAACTCGGCGACATTTTTAAGGCACAGGGAAAGTTCGACAAGGCATTGGATTTCTTTGAAAAAGAGACCGTCCTGTTCGAGGAGCTGTTCAAGGACAACCCGCACAGCGAGAGCCTAAAGGACGGGCTGGCCATTTCGTATGCTAAACTCGGCGACATTTTTAAGGCGCAGGGAAAGTTCGACAAGGCATTGGATTTCTTTGAAAAACAAAGCAGGTTATCAGAGGAGCTGTTCAAGAACAACCCGCACAGCGAGAACCTAAAGAACGGGCTGGCGATTTCGTATGCTAAACTCGGCGACATTTTTAAGGCGCAGGGAAAGTTCGACAAGGCATTGGATTTCTTTGAAAAACGAAGCAGGCTTTCAGAGGAGCTGTTCAAGGACAACCCAAACAGCGAGAGCCTAAAGAACGGGCTGGCGAACTCCTTCGGGATGACAGGTGATCTCTTGCTACAAATGGGCAAGGTTCAGGAAGGACTTGAACAAATTCAAAAAGCTACTTCTCTTTTCGAGGAGCTGTTCAAGGACAACCCACACAGCGAGAGCCTAAAGGACGGGCTGGCCATTTCGTATGCTAAACTCGGCGACATTTTTAAGGCGCATGGAAAGTTCGACAAGGCATTGGATTTCTTTGAAAAAGACCTTCAATTGACAGAGGAGCTGTTCAAGGACAACCCGCACAGCGAGAGCCTAAAGAACGGGCTGGCGATTTCGTATGCTAAGTTAGGGATGGTTTATTTACAAATTGATCAAGTAAATAATGCATATAATCATATCAAAAAATACAAATCAATTTCTTATGAACTCTACAAGCACAACAATAGTAATATTCAAATAGTAAGCAATTATGCTGAAGCATTATCAACTGAGTTAGGAATGCAACTAC
It encodes:
- a CDS encoding transposase yields the protein MDAARIAYYAKRFSDKAKPVRPTSKAISKLKLLCAERDLAVRDLSKYKGQLKQEEGFLDKGYFVGKTKRVKKIMSAYEKTIKEIEGEIDVLIENDPDIKDNFDNIVSIEGVGRQTAIATIVATENFQKFDDPRKFACHIGCAPFRYQSGTSVNSRNKVSHRANKKLKKIFHLAALSTLRTNGQLREYFDRKLAEGKHKMSIINAIRSKLVHRIFAIVKQNRKYEKIYTHTLV
- a CDS encoding tetratricopeptide repeat protein — its product is MEIKKLNPQSNYYTLVNKLGRFITREDERGYCFVTTSDQRVTPGVNQLLLERSKSKGKNTKVVHIDKKSDIEVVQQMRNARDEQPKATALIVQNINDFILKDKEALTQKGSDFLLTLNFSREAINQLNIPIIFWTTEDTLRIISNRANDLFSQRRMLTVHFESHPDDFLPDETLENRFQESYKSREEYTHLETKVKLLKKQLHQAEKDNYPPQKLFTELALPLAQIYSEIDLHQDAILTIEKYKVEVDKNKDAYLIYQIGKIYGEAKKYEKAIKLLEDATNTTIHDPFLASYIFFELGKLYQELGKFDKALDFFEKDLQLTEELFKDNPHSESLKNGLANSFGMTGDLLLQMGKVQEGLEQIQKATSLFEELFKDNPHSESLKDGLAISYEKLGDIFKAQGKFDKALDFFEKETVLFEELFKDNPHSESLKDGLAISYAKLGDIFKAQGKFDKALDFFEKQSRLSEELFKNNPHSENLKNGLAISYAKLGDIFKAQGKFDKALDFFEKRSRLSEELFKDNPNSESLKNGLANSFGMTGDLLLQMGKVQEGLEQIQKATSLFEELFKDNPHSESLKDGLAISYAKLGDIFKAHGKFDKALDFFEKDLQLTEELFKDNPHSESLKNGLAISYAKLGMVYLQIDQVNNAYNHIKKYKSISYELYKHNNSNIQIVSNYAEALSTELGMQLLINRDIDIQKLNEPTDMFQRLFDKTQSPYYQKKVALVQQMADSNSKENLKKIIIEILSF